Proteins encoded by one window of Bubalus bubalis isolate 160015118507 breed Murrah chromosome 4, NDDB_SH_1, whole genome shotgun sequence:
- the LOC102400510 gene encoding 60S ribosomal protein L7-like: MEGAEEKKKKVPAVPETLKKKWKNFAELKIKQLRKKFAQKMLRKSRRKLIYEKAKHYHKEYRQMYRTEIRMARMARKAGNFYVPAEPKLAFVIRIRGINGVSPKVRKVLQLLRLRQIFNGTFVKLNKASINMLRIVEPYIAWGYPNLKSVNELIYKRGYCKINKKRIAVTDNALIARSLGKYGIICMEDLIHEIYTVGKRFKEANNFLWPFKLSSPRGGMK, encoded by the coding sequence ATGGAGGgtgcagaagagaagaaaaagaaggttcCTGCTGTGCCAGAAACCCTTAAGAAAAAGTGGAAGAATTTCGCAGAGCTTAAGATCAAGCAACTGAGAAAGAAGTTTGCCCAAAAGATGCTTCGAAAGTCAAGGAGGAAGCTTATCTATGAAAAAGCTAAGCATTACCACAAGGAATACAGGCAGATGTACAGAACTGAAATTCGAATGGCTAGGATGGCACGAAAAGCCGGTAACTTCTATGTACCCGCGGAACCCAAATTGGCGTTTGTCATCAGGATCAGAGGTATCAACGGTGTGAGCCCAAAGGTTCGAAAGGTGCTGCAGCTCCTTCGCCTCCGGCAGATATTCAACGGCACCTTTGTGAAGCTCAACAAGGCATCAATTAACATGCTGAGAATTGTGGAGCCATACATTGCATGGGGGTACCCAAATCTGAAGTCTGTAAATGAATTGATTTATAAGCGTGGTTATTGCAAAATCAACAAAAAGCGAATTGCCGTGACAGACAACGCATTGATTGCTCGATCTCTTGGGAAATATGGAATCATCTGCATGGAGGATCTGATTCATGAGATCTATACCGTTGGAAAACGTTTCAAAGAAGCAAACAACTTCCTGTGGCCCTTTAAATTGTCTTCTCCACGAGGTGGAATGAAGTAA